The proteins below come from a single Papaver somniferum cultivar HN1 chromosome 11, ASM357369v1, whole genome shotgun sequence genomic window:
- the LOC113324242 gene encoding uncharacterized protein LOC113324242: protein MNEFQDFVDFCDLIQDPKSGMEFSWCNGRVGNKRILCNLDRALFNLKWLEKFNGWSYKFGTRGISDHGPIIGSDAIIPKALNSLFRFKKMWLNFPDFIQVIQDFLE, encoded by the coding sequence ATGAATGAATTTCAAGATTTTGTGGATTTCTGTGATCTAATTCAAGATCCTAAAAGTGGTATGGAATTCTCTTGGTGCAATGGTAGAGTTGGGAACAAAAGAATCCTTTGTAATCTTGATAGAGCCCTTTTTAACTTAAAATGGTTAGAGAAATTTAATGGCTGGAGTTATAAGTTTGGAACAAGAGGAATATCTGACCATGGCCCTATTATTGGTTCAGATGCTATCATCCCTAAAGCTTTAAACTCTCTTTTTAGATTTAAGAAAATGTGGCTGAATTTTCCTGATTTTATTCAAGTTATCCAAGATTTCctggaatga